From the Mangifera indica cultivar Alphonso chromosome 10, CATAS_Mindica_2.1, whole genome shotgun sequence genome, one window contains:
- the LOC123227947 gene encoding berberine bridge enzyme-like 8: MKNFTNTPKLSLFSIILILFSSFSWRATSNSVHENFLHCLFNDSQPSHPISPAIFTPQNTSFSSILQSYIRNLRFNSTSTPKPFLIITALHESHVQVAVICGLKHGLQMKIRSGGHDYEGLSYVSQVPFFVLDMFNLRAVDVDIENNTAWVQAGAILGEVYYKIAEKSKIHGFPAGVCPTVGVGGHISGGGYGNMMRKYGLTVDNIVDARLVDASGRLLDRKSMGEDLFWAIRGGGGASFGAIIAYKINLVPVPETVTSFLVRRTLESHNLTEIVDQWQHVAYKLPEELFVRLILDVVNKTVRGNFCGFYLSGSEKLLSIMDKSFPQLGLTQSDCVQSSWLESVVFWGGFHSGTSTNVLLNRAPALSFQKRKSDYVRKPIPKDGLEGIWKKMIELETPMLTFNPYGGRMEEIAAMATPFPHRAGNLWKIQYLADWNESGTEAANFYLGLIRELYNHMTPFGSKNPRQAFLNYRDIDLGINHNGNGSYLEGRVYGIKYYKGNFERLVKIKTKVDPDNFFRNEQSIPVLPH; this comes from the coding sequence atgaaaaattttacaaatactcCGAAACTTTCATTGTTTTCGATAATTCTCattctcttttcatctttttcatggCGAGCAACTTCTAATTCTGTCCACGAAAACTTCCTCCATTGTCTCTTCAACGATTCTCAGCCCTCCCATCCAATCTCCCCCGCCATTTTCACCCCACAAAATACCTCCTTTTCCTCCATATTGCAATCCTACATCCGGAATCTCCGCTTCAACTCAACTTCAACTCCCAAACCTTTCCTTATCATCACTGCATTGCATGAATCCCACGTCCAAGTTGCGGTTATTTGTGGCCTTAAACATGGCCTGCAGATGAAAATCAGAAGCGGCGGCCATGACTACGAGGGCTTATCTTATGTCTCCCAAGTCCCTTTCTTCGTCCTTGACATGTTTAATCTTCGCGCCGTTGATGTTGACATTGAAAACAACACTGCCTGGGTTCAGGCGGGGGCGATTCTTGGagaagtttattataaaatcgCGGAGAAAAGTAAAATTCATGGCTTCCCGGCTGGGGTTTGTCCCACAGTGGGTGTTGGTGGACACATAAGCGGCGGAGGATATGGCAACATGATGAGAAAATACGGGCTCACTGTCGATAATATCGTCGATGCAAGGCTTGTTGATGCTAGTGGGAGGCTTCTGGATAGAAAATCGATGGGGGAAGATTTGTTTTGGGCTAtcagaggaggaggaggagccaGTTTCGGAGCCATTATTGCTTATAAAATCAATCTTGTTCCAGTTCCAGAAACAGTGACATCGTTTCTGGTTAGAAGAACTTTAGAATCACACAATCTAACTGAGATTGTGGATCAATGGCAACATGTCGCGTACAAACTTCCTGAAGAGCTCTTCGTCCGACTCATATTAGACGTGGTTAATAAGACTGTGAGGGGGAACTTCTGTGGTTTTTATCTCAGTGGCTCTGAGAAACTTCTTTCAATCATGGACAAGAGCTTTCCTCAACTGGGGTTAACTCAGTCTGACTGCGTCCAATCGAGCTGGCTTGAATCAGTTGTTTTCTGGGGAGGTTTTCACTCCGGAACATCGACAAATGTTTTACTAAATCGTGCGCCGGCGCTGAGTTTCCAGAAGAGAAAGTCGGATTATGTGAGGAAGCCGATTCCTAAAGACGGCCTGGAAGGAATAtggaagaaaatgattgaaCTAGAGACGCCAATGCTGACATTCAATCCTTACGGGGGTCGAATGGAGGAGATTGCCGCGATGGCGACGCCATTTCCGCATAGAGCTGGAAACTTATGGAAGATTCAGTACTTAGCGGACTGGAATGAATCGGGGACTGAGGCGGCAAACTTTTATTTGGGTTTGATTCGAGAGCTTTATAATCACATGACTCCATTTGGGTCCAAGAATCCGAGGCAGGCGTTTCTGAATTATAGAGATATTGATTTGGGGATCAATCACAATGGAAATGGGAGCTACTTGGAAGGAAGAGTTTATGGAATCAAGTATTACAAGGGTAATTTCGAGCGTTTGGTGAAGATTAAGACTAAGGTTGATCCTGATAACTTCTTCAGGAATGAACAAAGCATTCCAGTTCTTCCACActag